A single Gemmatimonadota bacterium DNA region contains:
- the ftsA gene encoding cell division protein FtsA, which produces MARERIAALDLGTTRTVVLIGEIADDGLRILGRGTSRSRGLRRGVVVNMDEAARSIEEALRAAEREAGARVNAVIVGISGEHIESVNSSGAVAIASDVGRGVTREDVFRAREAATALKIPSDRQVIHVLTQDHIVDDQCRIPDPCGMSGVRLEVLVHIVTGAVTPLRNVSNCIVQSGMQVRELVLDTIAAGESALTSDEKELGVVLLDLGGGTTKVALFHEGSIRHSAVIPAGGNNLTNDIAIGLRTPHEDAERIKCGYASAVYVRPARDDMIEVPGVGGREPREVTREELAFVVGPRIKELLFLAREEIRSSGFEHLVGTGVVITGGGALIPGIAKQAEQVFGMSAKIGAPEEVPGLENDEYAPTCATGVGLLRYATNNLSEKEWHDGTEGGLLDRVISRIAALM; this is translated from the coding sequence GTCGTGCTGATCGGCGAGATTGCAGACGACGGACTGCGGATCCTGGGCAGGGGCACGAGCAGGTCCCGGGGCCTCAGACGAGGTGTCGTGGTCAACATGGACGAGGCCGCCCGTTCGATAGAGGAGGCGCTCCGGGCCGCGGAACGAGAGGCGGGCGCCAGGGTAAACGCGGTAATCGTCGGGATTTCCGGCGAGCACATCGAAAGCGTCAACAGCAGCGGCGCCGTGGCCATCGCGTCGGACGTCGGCCGGGGCGTGACGCGGGAGGACGTATTTCGCGCCCGCGAAGCGGCGACGGCACTGAAAATACCCTCGGACCGCCAGGTCATCCACGTGCTCACCCAGGACCACATCGTGGACGACCAGTGCAGGATCCCCGACCCGTGCGGCATGTCGGGCGTCCGGCTCGAAGTGCTCGTGCACATCGTAACGGGCGCGGTCACCCCGTTGCGGAATGTAAGCAACTGCATCGTGCAATCCGGAATGCAGGTCAGGGAACTCGTCCTGGATACGATCGCCGCGGGCGAGTCGGCACTCACGTCCGACGAGAAGGAACTGGGCGTCGTGCTGCTCGACCTGGGCGGAGGCACGACGAAGGTCGCGCTGTTCCACGAGGGGAGCATTCGGCATTCGGCGGTCATACCGGCCGGCGGCAACAACCTCACGAACGACATCGCCATCGGACTCCGCACGCCCCATGAGGACGCCGAACGGATCAAGTGCGGCTACGCCAGTGCGGTCTATGTCCGGCCGGCCAGGGACGACATGATCGAAGTGCCCGGGGTCGGCGGCCGCGAGCCGCGGGAGGTGACGCGGGAGGAACTGGCCTTCGTGGTCGGACCGCGGATCAAGGAGCTTCTGTTCCTCGCGCGGGAGGAGATCCGAAGCAGCGGTTTCGAACACCTGGTGGGCACCGGAGTCGTCATCACGGGCGGCGGTGCGCTGATTCCGGGCATCGCGAAACAGGCGGAACAGGTCTTCGGCATGTCCGCGAAAATCGGCGCGCCGGAAGAGGTTCCCGGACTGGAAAACGACGAATACGCACCGACGTGCGCCACAGGTGTCGGCTTGTTGCGCTACGCCACGAACAACCTTTCGGAAAAGGAGTGGCACGATGGTACGGAAGGAGGATTGCTGGACCGTGTGATAAGCCGGATCGCGGCCCTGATGTAG